CCGCGTTGATGTCGTCGGTCGATGCGAACGTACGTGCGGCGATTCTATTTTGTTGAAGCCGCGCGGCGCCACTCCAGAGCTCTTCCGAGATCAAGCCGCCGTAGAGCGCGACGCTCTGAAAGGCAATGAAGAAGTTGGTCTGCGCCGAAAGCGACAGTGTCGTGCCGTCAGCGTTGGGGTTGAAGGTGGCAGCGTCGATCACGGACGGATTCGAGACGTCCATGTTGCACCCGGCCGCTCCCACGACGCCAGCGAGAGCCACTGCGATCGATAGAGATCTCTTATTCATGGCTCTGATCCTCAGAACTGGAGGTTGAGGCGGACGATCCAACGGCGCGCACTCGGCACCGTGAACTCTTCGACCGAGGGAAACTGCCGCTGACCGCCGTTCACGGTATTGGCTTGCAGCTCCGGATCGGGACCGTCGAATGCTTTGTTCTTCCAGATGTGCAGGTTGCGTCCGCCGACAACCAGCGATGCGCCCGCTGCGCGCACGCGCTGCGCAAGCTCGTTCGGCAGGTCGTATGAGAGCGACACCTCCTGCAGCCTAACGAAGTTGGTCGGCTGCAAATACCGGTCGAGCACGAGCGGGACGGACGCACCACTCGGCGTCTTGAACGGACCCGAATGGGCGATCAGCTCCGTCTTGCTGTAACCGCCCTGGTCTGCAGGCAGGTTCAATCCCGCGCTGGTACCGGTGAGATCCTGATAGAGCGGAGTGACGTTGAGAAGCTTCGCACCCTGCTGATGGGTGATGAGTCCGTAGAGCCGGAAGTTTCGGAAGAGCGTAAAGGTGCTGCTGAAGTTCGCCGTCAGCGTCGGGAACTGCGGGCTCGTATACACCGGCGTGCCCGTCACCGTCGCAACGCCGGCGAGGGTGTCGATGCTCGTGATCTGGCTCGAGTACCACGACGCGAGTGGCTTGCCGATCACGTAGCGATACGTGAGATCGGGGCTGATCTCGGACTGCGCCGGAATCGTTATTGGACCGAGGCTGACCAGCTTGTTGTCGAGCGTCGCGCCGTTCAGTGCCGCATCCCATCGCAGGTTGCGGCGATCGATGGGCGAGGCGTGGAGAGTAAACTCTATACCGCGGTTGTCGACCTTTCCCGCGTTGATGTAGGGATTGCTCGTGTACGCCAGAGACGGCGCGAGTGGATTGAGCAGGAGCAGATCCGACGTGCGCTTGTCGAAGAAGGTGAGCTCGATGCCCGCGCGCTCGTGGAAGAAGCCCGCGTCGAAGCCACCCTCGAACTCCGTTCCTCGCTCCGGCTTGAGATTCTGATTTCCTGGACTTGCCTGAACGACGCCGGGCCCGACGCCGCCGGACGGCGTGACGTAGGTGAATGGCGCGTACGTCCGGAGCGAAGCGCCTGGGTCGGGTGAGCGCCCCGTCGTACCGTACGCGGCTCGGAGCCGGAACGTCGAGATCCCAGGTGCGATGCGCTGCCAGAAGGGCTCCTGCGACAGGACATACGACGCACTCACCTTCGGCAGGAACAGTGAGCCGAAGGCGCTCCCGAATGCGGAGTTGCGGTCGACTCGCGCGCCGGCCTGCAGGAAGAGCGTCTGGCCGAAGGACAACTGCTCCTGCGCGAGGAGACCGAGCGACTTTGCCTGGCTGTACGTCTGGTGCGACTCGTTCGTCGCCGCGGAGGAGACGAGGTTGGACGAGTTGGTGGCGAGACCGATGCCGATGCCGGCCAGATAATTCGTGACCGTGTTGATGTACTGACTGCCAAACGAGAAATCCGAGGCGATGTTCTTATCGCGACCGAAGGCCGTGTGGATGTTCCCGAGGTAATCGACGGTGTAGATGTTGATCGGATTCTGAACGTCCTCGACGTAGCCGTTCGACTGATCGCCCGAGTACCAGTTCTGGCTGTTCTTCGGATAGAAGGTGACACCGTGCGTCGAGGATAGATCGGCGCCAAGCGTCAGGCGATTCGTGAACCAGGAGAATGGGCTATAGTGGACCTGCGTCGACGGCGTGAAGCGCATCGTCGTAAGCTCGTTCTGGACCGCCTCGAGCCCTGCCACGGGAGTGCTCAAACCACCACTGCGTGCTCCGTTCGACGCAACCTGCACCCCGTAGATATTGGAGAGGGCGTACTGCTGCGTCAGATAGCCGTAGTTGGCGTCGTCGCCGTCGGGAAGCCGGTAGTCGTTCCGGCTGAGCCCAACCGTGGCGTCGATGCCTAACGTGGGCGTCGTGACCCAGTTGAAGCTCGCGCGGCCCGTGCGCCGCTGCGTCGAGTTGTTGCGCGTCGTACCCTGTTCGTTGCTCGCGTCGGCCGACACGAAGTAGCCGAAGCTGTCGCCGCCGCCGCGCGCGTTGTAGTCGAGCGAGCCGAGATTGCCATTACTGAAAACGCCTTCGCGCTGGAGGGGATTGTCGGAGATGACGCTGCCGACGGTCTTGCCCTGGCAGAGTGGTGCGCCGCCGGCTCCGATATCCCCGGCGCCGCACGTACCATAGAGCGTGCGCGGCGTGAAATTCGGGGTGATCTGGTTGTACTCGGTCGTGATGTTCTGACGGAATTCGTGGGAGCCGAGGCGTCCTTTCTTCGTAATGATCTGAATGACGCCCGCCGACGCGTCGGCGCCATAGAGCGTCGAAGCAGCGGGGCCCTTCACGACCTCGATGCTCTCGATGTCGTCGGGATTGATGTCGTTGAGTGCCGTGACCGATTGGCCGCCGAGGATCTCGAGTCCGTGATACGAACCGACGTCGTTGCGCGAACCGCTGTACGCGCGAACACCATCGATGAACACCAGCGGCGCGTTGGACAGCGAGATCGACGCTGCGCCGCGGATGTTGATGCGAGGAGCGGTACCGGACGTGCCCGACGTCGTCGTCACGTTCACCCCGGCGACTCGGCCCTCGAGCACCTGCGTGAGCGTCGAGACGGGCGCCTGGGTGGTCACGGCGCTAGCGTCGATCGTCGCGACGACCGCGCCCTGCGCGGCGCGCGTCTGATTGCCGGCGGTTCCGGTGACGACGACCTCTTGCAGATTCACCGCCGAGGTCTGAAGCGCGAAGTCGAGCGTCAGGGTTTGCCCGTCGCTCGCGGTGATATTACGTGTGGTGGCGCCGTAGCCGATGCGTCGTGCGGTTACGACGTGCGCGCCACTCGGCACGCGTGTGATCCGATACGTGCCGTCTGGTCCCGTGCTGGCGCCGAGCTGCGTCCCCTGGACGGCGATCGTCACCGCCTCGAGCGGGCCGCCCGACTGCGCATCGGTCACCTTTCCGGCGATGATACCCGTACCCGCCTGTTGCGCGCCGACTGCCGTGGTGACGACACTGGTCGCCGAGAACAGCATCGCCGCAAGCCATGTGCGACGTCTCATCGTGGTCTCCTCGTGGTAGAAATCGGCGTGGCCGCCAATGGTACGGACAAATTAGAGTTGGTACCGCGGGCCCGTAAGAGGCACGTCGAGTGGATTCCGCCGCGATCCAAGGGAGAGCACTAATTCGGGACGCGGGCCGCCGGACGGACTGGTGAGAATGCCGCGGCGCGATCAACTTAGCATTTGTCCGTACGAATGTACACCTTCCGTTTCGCGCGCCCGACCAACCAGGAGCACCGCGTGCCGAGTCCAGGCTGTCTCTCTCGTTCCCGTGCGTTGGGAATCGCCCTCGCGATTTCCGCTGCGAACGTCGCAACCCGTCCCCTGCGTGCACAGTACGTCGGCGCCCCGACACCGGACTCGCTCGCGCACCTCATACTCGCGCGATTCGCGACGGGTTCCATTGCGGCGTTCGACAGCGTGTATGGTGACCCACTCGGCCGGCGTGTCATGCACACGGCCGTCGAGCGAGCGAGCAGCCGCGACGGTGGACCGGGACGCGTTGTGTGGTCGTCCACGGATCGTGCCGTTCTCCTGCTCACGCCCGTCGTGCACGCCGGTCACGGGAGCGGGCTTTCGGCCGGCGGTGATGAGACGAACCAGGTCCGACGGCTCGCCGGCTACTACGAGGCGACGCGACGCGGCGGCGCGTGGTATCTCGGGCGTCAGCTCCCGCTCGACAGCGCGACCGTCATTCACACGCAAAAGATTCACGTTGCGCTCGACCCCGGACATCAGAGTCTCATCGTAGACACGCTCGATGCGACGGTCGGCAGTGCCTTCGGGCTCGCGCTACGACTCAACAATCGCGCGAAGCTTCAGGTCGTTCGGCTCGACGGCAAAGAGGTGGAGTATCAGCTCGCCGGAGGCGTACTGTGGATTGCCGCTCGCCCCGAGACCCATGCCCGCGTCGCGCTTCGATACGTGATCGCCGATGATGAGCGTCCTCTCACGGACACATCGGCGGCACCAGCGTTCGGAGCGCTCGAGAACACGGATGCCTGGCTGCCTTTCTTCAACTACGACAGCGGCAACGATTTCGCGGCGCTCACCGTGACGGTGACGATTCCAGCCGCGTACCAGCTGACGACGAGTGTGCCGCAGACGGACGCGGTGACGAACGGAGTCCGCACCATCCAGGGCGAGAGCATCCACCCGCAGTTCATTCTCAGCTTGATGTACGACAAGGATTGGAAGCGAACGACGTCGCGAATCGATGATTTCACATTCGAGACGTTCGTCACACCGAAGTTTCGCTTCTCGCACGATTCGCTCGCCAAGTTCGTGGCGCGAGAGTATCGACTGCTGACGCCGCGATTCGGCGAGCCACAGTGGCCGTCGCGCTATCTGGCGGTGGTGGAGAATCGGGTGCTACATGGCTCCGGATTCACCGTGCGGATGAACAACGCCGTCGTCGCCGGAGACAACGTGTTGCTCCTGGACGAGCCGGTCCTCGGGCCCTCGGCCGCCTTCGCGCACGAAGTGGCGCATGGATGGACGATGGACGCGAGCGGACCTGCCGCCAATTTCCTGCAGGAAGGATGGGCGACGTATTGTGAGTCGCTGGTGCTGGGCGATCTCTATGGTCCCGCCGCCAGGCAGGCAGTGTGGGAGCGACTCTACACGGCCTACATGGGAGGCCAGGATCGCGCCGGCTTTCAGGGCGGCTTCGAGGGGCGACAGACGCTGCTCGGCGATCCCGACAACGGCCGAATTCACTACTACAAAGGTTCGTGGATCTTTCATCAGCTCGAGCACGTACTGGGCGACAGCGCCTTCGATCGCGGGATGCGCGACTTCGTACGTCATGCGGGCTATGGACCGAACGGCTACGAGCAGCTCATCGCCGACATGAACAAAGCGTCCGGCCGCGACGTGAGCCCACTCGTTATGCCGTGGCTCATGGAGAAATACATCCCCGACGTCGATGCGCGAGTCGAAGGCGGCAAGGTGATCGTCACGCAGTCGCAGCCCACGCCACCCTTCGACTTGCCGCTCGACGTGGAGCTGACGACGGGCGCGGGCCTCGTGAGGCGTCCGGTTCACCTGACGTCGCGTGCCGACACGATCGACGTGACCGGTCTCGGTAGTGTCACCGAGGCGCGCGTCGATCCCGATCATCATTTTCTCATTCGGCGCCACTGGGGCGACACGGCGCGATTCGCGCTGCAGGCGCCCACGGCCCATACCGTCGAGCTGACGGGGAACTTCCTCGCGAAGCCGATCCCGGCGACGCGTGTCGGCGACGTGTGGACGGTGGAGCTGCCGCTCACCGAGGGTCGCTACGTGTGGCAGTGGCGCGTCGACGGCGCTTCGCCAACGGACGAGATGATCATCGCCGACTCGCGGCGTCCGACGGACCCGACGGCGCGCGTGGGCGTTCTCATCGTGCGGCCCGTTAGGCGACTGCCCTCTCCGCCGCGCACCGACACGTCATCTCGAAACTGAGCCTTTCCCTCCTTCCCTTCCTTCCATGGCCACTCTCTCCACATCGACGACGCGGCGCCTCGCGTCGCGCGCGTATCTCGTCGGCTGCACGCTGTTCGGCGTCGCCGGCATCGCCGCCTTCACGCGATCCGTCCAGAAGCCGCGGTTCGACGAGATCGACGTCCAGCGCATCAACATCATCGCGCCTAACGGCACTCCGCGACTGGTGATCTCGAACGCCGAGCGCGCACCGGACGCCATCATCGGCGGCAAGACCTATCATCGGAGCGGCCGGAACGAGGCCGGGATGATCTTCTACAACGAGGAAGGCAGCGAGAACGGCGGCATGGGCTTCAGCGGACACACCCGGGACGGCCACGTCTCGGCGAACGCTGGTTTCATGTTCGATCAATACGGTCAGGACCAGACGGTGGGCCTCACGTACGACGAGCAGGATGGCCGGCGGTCCGCCGGTCTTCGCGTGTGGGATCGTCCGAACCAACCGATATCGGTACTCGGTGACATGATCGAGCCGGTCAAGCAGATGGCGGATGGGCCGGAAAAGACGCGTCGCATGGCGGCTGTGCGCGATAGCGCGATCAAGCTCGGTCTCGCCGGCGCGCAACGCGTGTTCGTCGGAAAACAGAACGACAAGACGGCGACGGTCGTGCTCGCGGACGCGCAGTCGCGGCCGCGCCTGCGGATGGTCGTCGACTCCTCAGGCGCGGCA
This portion of the Gemmatimonadaceae bacterium genome encodes:
- a CDS encoding SusC/RagA family TonB-linked outer membrane protein, translated to MRRRTWLAAMLFSATSVVTTAVGAQQAGTGIIAGKVTDAQSGGPLEAVTIAVQGTQLGASTGPDGTYRITRVPSGAHVVTARRIGYGATTRNITASDGQTLTLDFALQTSAVNLQEVVVTGTAGNQTRAAQGAVVATIDASAVTTQAPVSTLTQVLEGRVAGVNVTTTSGTSGTAPRINIRGAASISLSNAPLVFIDGVRAYSGSRNDVGSYHGLEILGGQSVTALNDINPDDIESIEVVKGPAASTLYGADASAGVIQIITKKGRLGSHEFRQNITTEYNQITPNFTPRTLYGTCGAGDIGAGGAPLCQGKTVGSVISDNPLQREGVFSNGNLGSLDYNARGGGDSFGYFVSADASNEQGTTRNNSTQRRTGRASFNWVTTPTLGIDATVGLSRNDYRLPDGDDANYGYLTQQYALSNIYGVQVASNGARSGGLSTPVAGLEAVQNELTTMRFTPSTQVHYSPFSWFTNRLTLGADLSSTHGVTFYPKNSQNWYSGDQSNGYVEDVQNPINIYTVDYLGNIHTAFGRDKNIASDFSFGSQYINTVTNYLAGIGIGLATNSSNLVSSAATNESHQTYSQAKSLGLLAQEQLSFGQTLFLQAGARVDRNSAFGSAFGSLFLPKVSASYVLSQEPFWQRIAPGISTFRLRAAYGTTGRSPDPGASLRTYAPFTYVTPSGGVGPGVVQASPGNQNLKPERGTEFEGGFDAGFFHERAGIELTFFDKRTSDLLLLNPLAPSLAYTSNPYINAGKVDNRGIEFTLHASPIDRRNLRWDAALNGATLDNKLVSLGPITIPAQSEISPDLTYRYVIGKPLASWYSSQITSIDTLAGVATVTGTPVYTSPQFPTLTANFSSTFTLFRNFRLYGLITHQQGAKLLNVTPLYQDLTGTSAGLNLPADQGGYSKTELIAHSGPFKTPSGASVPLVLDRYLQPTNFVRLQEVSLSYDLPNELAQRVRAAGASLVVGGRNLHIWKNKAFDGPDPELQANTVNGGQRQFPSVEEFTVPSARRWIVRLNLQF
- a CDS encoding M1 family aminopeptidase, whose translation is MPSPGCLSRSRALGIALAISAANVATRPLRAQYVGAPTPDSLAHLILARFATGSIAAFDSVYGDPLGRRVMHTAVERASSRDGGPGRVVWSSTDRAVLLLTPVVHAGHGSGLSAGGDETNQVRRLAGYYEATRRGGAWYLGRQLPLDSATVIHTQKIHVALDPGHQSLIVDTLDATVGSAFGLALRLNNRAKLQVVRLDGKEVEYQLAGGVLWIAARPETHARVALRYVIADDERPLTDTSAAPAFGALENTDAWLPFFNYDSGNDFAALTVTVTIPAAYQLTTSVPQTDAVTNGVRTIQGESIHPQFILSLMYDKDWKRTTSRIDDFTFETFVTPKFRFSHDSLAKFVAREYRLLTPRFGEPQWPSRYLAVVENRVLHGSGFTVRMNNAVVAGDNVLLLDEPVLGPSAAFAHEVAHGWTMDASGPAANFLQEGWATYCESLVLGDLYGPAARQAVWERLYTAYMGGQDRAGFQGGFEGRQTLLGDPDNGRIHYYKGSWIFHQLEHVLGDSAFDRGMRDFVRHAGYGPNGYEQLIADMNKASGRDVSPLVMPWLMEKYIPDVDARVEGGKVIVTQSQPTPPFDLPLDVELTTGAGLVRRPVHLTSRADTIDVTGLGSVTEARVDPDHHFLIRRHWGDTARFALQAPTAHTVELTGNFLAKPIPATRVGDVWTVELPLTEGRYVWQWRVDGASPTDEMIIADSRRPTDPTARVGVLIVRPVRRLPSPPRTDTSSRN